The following are from one region of the Peromyscus leucopus breed LL Stock chromosome 18, UCI_PerLeu_2.1, whole genome shotgun sequence genome:
- the Mars1 gene encoding LOW QUALITY PROTEIN: methionine--tRNA ligase, cytoplasmic (The sequence of the model RefSeq protein was modified relative to this genomic sequence to represent the inferred CDS: deleted 1 base in 1 codon), with the protein MRLFVSEGSPGSLPVLAAAARARGQAELLISTVGPEECVVPFLTRPKVPVLQLNSGNYLFSTSAICRYFFLLSGWEQDDLTNQWLEWEATELQPVLSAALHCLVVQGKRGEDVLGPLRRALTHIDHSLSRQNCPFLAGDTESLADIVLWGALYPLLQDPAYLPEELGALQSWFQTLSTQEPCRQAAETVLKHQGAQALRPYLQKQPQPQPRPPEGRAVSNEPEEEELATLSEEDIVMAVTAWEEGLGSLPPLQPRPQPVLPVAGERNVLITSALPYVNNVPHLGNIIGCVLSADVFARYSRLRQWNTLYLCGTDEYGTATETKAMEEGLTPQEICDKYHAIHADIYRWFNISFDTFGRTTTPQQTKITQDIFQRLLTRGFVLQDTVEQLRCEQCARFLADRFVEGVCPFCGYEEARGDQCDKCGKLINAIELKKPQCKVCRSRPVVRSSQHLFLDLPKLEKRLEDWLGKTLPGSDWTPNARFIIRSWLRDGLKPRCITRDLKWGTPVPLEGFEDKVFYVWFDATIGYLSITANYTDQWERWWKNPEQVDLYQFMAKDNVPFHGLVFPCSALGAEDNYTLVKHLIATEYLNYEDGKFSKSRGVGVFGDMAQDTGIPADIWRFYLLYIRPEGQDSAFSWTDMMTKNNSELLNNLGNFINRAGMFVSKFFGGCVPEMVLAPEDRRLLAHVSWELQHYHQLLEKVRIRDALRSILTISRHGNQYIQVNEPWKRIKGSEVDRQRAGTVTGVAVNIAALLSVMLQPYMPTVSATIQTQLQLPRPACHVLLTNFICTLPAGHEIGTVSPLFQKLENDQIENLKQRFGGGQLEESLELQAKGSPKPAAVEAVTTAGPVQIQMLMEEVTKQGNIVRELKAQKADKNQVAAEVTKLLDLKKQLALAEGRPVETPKGKKKK; encoded by the exons ATGAGACTGTTCGTGAGCGAG GGCTCCCCGGGGAGCCTGCCAGTGCTGGCTGCGGCCGCGAGGGCCCGGGGCCAGGCGGAGCTGCTCATCAGCACCGTGGGCCCGGAAG AGTGTGTGGTACCATTCCTGACCCGGCCTAAGGTCCCCGTCTTGCAGCTGAATAGTGGCAACTACCTCTTCTCTACTAGTGCGATCTGCCG gtatttctttctgctttccgGCTGGGAGCAGGATGACCTTACCAACCAGTGGCTGGAGTGGGAAGCCACAGAGCTGCAG CCGGTGTTGTCCGCTGCCCTACACTGTCTAGTGGttcaagggaagagaggggaagatgTCCTTGGCCCGCTTCGGAGGGCCCTGACTCACATTGATCACAGCCTGAGTCGTCAGAACTGTCCTTTCCTGGCCGGG gaCACAGAATCTCTAGCTGACATTGTTTTGTGGGGAGCACTGTATCCATTACTGCAAGACCCGGCTTACCTCCCTG AGGAATTGGGTGCCCTCCAAAGCTGGTTCCAGACGCTGAGTACCCAGGAGCCATGTCGGCAAGCCGCAGAAACCGTGCTGAAACATCAGGGGGCCCAGGCTCTGCGCCCCTACCTCCAGaaacagccccagccccagccccggcCTCCCGAGGGGAGGGCTGTCAGCAATGAACCTGAG GAGGAGGAGCTGGCTACCCTGTCTGAGGAGGACATAGTCATGGCTGTGACTGCTTGGGAAGAGGGTCTGGGAAGCCTGCCCCCACTTCAGCCCCGGCCCCAGCCGGT GTTGCCTGTGGCTGGGGAAAGGAATGTGCTCATCACAAGTGCCCTCCCTTACGTCAACAATGTCCCCCATCTTGGAAACATCATTGGCTGTGTGCTCAGTGCTGATGTCTTTGCGAG ATACTCCCGCCTCCGCCAGTGGAATACCCTCTATCTGTGTGGGACAGATGAGTATGGTACAGCAACAGAGACCAAGGCTATGGAAGAGGGTCTGACCCCCCAGGAAATCTGTGACAAATACCACGCCATCCACGCTGACATCTACCGCTGGTTTAACATCTCATTCGATACTTTTGGTCGTACCACCACGCCTCAGCAGACCAA GATCACCCAGGACATCTTCCAGCGGTTGCTGACGCGGGGTTTTGTGCTGCAAGACACCGTGGAGCAGCTGCGATGTGAGCAGTGTGCGCGCTTCCTGGCCGACCGCTTCGTGGAGGGAGTGTGTCCCTTCTGTGGCTACGAGGAGGCCCGAGGTGACCAGTGTGACAAGTGTGGCAAGCTCATCAATGCCATTGAACTCAAG AAACCTCAATGCAAAGTCTGCCGGTCACGCCCTGTGGTGAGGTCCTCTCAGCACCTGTTCCTGGACTTACCTAAG TTGGAAAAGCGGCTGGAGGACTGGCTGGGGAAGACGTTGCCTGGCAGTGACTGGACACCCAACGCTCGATTTATTATTCGTTCTTGGCTTCGAGATGGCCTCAAGCCACGATGCATAACCAGAGACCTCAAATGGGGAACCCCGGTGCCTTTGGAAGGCTTTGAGGACAAG GTATTCTATGTCTGGTTTGATGCCACTATTGGTTACCTGTCCATCACAGCCAACTACACAGACCAGTGGGAGAGATGGTGGAAGAATCCAGAACAA GTGGACCTTTACCAGTTCATGGCCAAAGACAACGTTCCCTTCCATGGCCTGGTCTTTCCCTGCTCAGCCCTAGGAGCTGAGGACAACTACACCTTAGTCAAGCACCTCATCGCTACAG AGTACCTGAATTATGAGGATGGGAAATTCTCTAAGAGCCGGGGGGTAGGAGTGTTTGGAGACATGGCCCAGGACACAGGGATCCCTGCTGACATCTGGCGCTTTTATCTGCTGTACATTCGCCCTGAGGGTCAGGACAGTGCCTTCTCCTGGACAGACATGATGACTAAAAACAATTCTGAGCTGCTTAACAACCTGGGCAACTTCATCAACAG GGCTGGCATGTTTGTGTCCAAGTTTTTTGGGGGCTGTGTGCCTGAGATGGTACTTGCCCCCGAGGACAGACGCCTGCTGGCCCATGTCTCCTGGGAGCTCCAGCACTACCACCAGCTGCTCGAGAAGGTCCG GATCCGGGATGCCCTGCGCAGTATCCTTACCATATCTCGACATGGCAACCAGTACATCCAAGTGAATGAGCCCTGGAAACGGATTAAAGGCAGTGAGGTGGACAG GCAGCGGGCAGGCACAGTGACAGGCGTGGCAGTGAACATAGCTGCCCTGCTGTCCGTCATGCTGCAGCCTTACATGCCTACAGTCAGCGCCACCATCCAGACCCAGCTACAGCTTCCACGTCCTGCCTGCCATGTCCTCCTCACCAACTTCATCTGCACCTTACCCGCAGGTCACGAGATTGGCACA GTCAGTCCTTTGTTCCAAAAACTGGAAAATGACCAGATTGAAAATTTGAAGCAACGTTTTGGAGGGGGCCAG cTAGAAGAGtccttggagttacag GCCAAAGGATCCCCCAAGCCAGCAGCTGTGGAGGCGGTTACAACAGCTGGGCCGGTGCAGATCCAGATGTTGATGGAGGAAGTGACCAAGCAG GGCAACATAGTTCGGGAGCTGAAAGCCCAGAAGGCAGACAAGAACCAGGTTGCCGCTGAGGTGACGAAGCTCTTGGATCTAAAGAAACAGTTGGCTTTGGCCGAGGGGAGACCTGTGGAAACCCCTAAAGGCAAGAAGAAGAAGTGA
- the Ddit3 gene encoding DNA damage-inducible transcript 3 protein, which translates to MAAESLPFALEAVSSWELEAWYEDLQEVLSSDDNGGPYIPSPGNEEEESKTLTTLDPASLAWLTEEPGPAEVTSTSQSPRSPDSSQSSMAQEEEEEEGKSRKRKQSGQCPARAGKQRMKEKEQENERRVAQLAQENERLKQEIERLTREVEATRRALIDRMVNLHQA; encoded by the exons ATGGCAGCTGAGTCCCTGCCTTTCGCCTTGGAGGCGGTATCCAGCTGGGAGCTGGAAGCCTGGTATGAGGATCTGCAGGAGGTGCTGTCCTCGGATGACAATGGGGGTCCCTACATTCCATCCCCTGGGAATGAGGAG GAAGAATCGAAAACCCTCACCACTCTTGACCCCGCATCCCTAGCGTGGCTGACTGAGGAGCCAGGGCCAGCAGAGGTCACAAGCACCTCCCAGAGCCCTCGCTCTCCAGATTCCAGTCAGAGTTCTAtggctcaggaggaggaggaggaggaaggaaaatcgAGGAAACGGAAACAGAGCGGTCAGTGCCCAGCCCGGGCTGGGAAGCAGCGCATGAAGGAGAAGGAACAGGAGAACGAGAGGAGGGTGGCCCAGCTGGCCCAGGAGAACGAACGGCTCAAGCAGGAGATCGAGCGCCTGaccagggaggtggaggccaCTCGCCGGGCTCTCATCGACCGCATGGTGAATCTGCACCAGGCATGA
- the LOC119086180 gene encoding serine/arginine repetitive matrix protein 1-like, which translates to MVRLAPPCAVAAQRVSGRGWRWVGGARASGTAPAGLSRKRRRRRRRRRGSPSGLPRMRHRGQGQPWGFRSQKAPRRLLPPPPPPPPPSLSLPPPPPPQPPPPLPGRERGGAGPPPSGPRRANRRGRSAHAGARAPLPTTPH; encoded by the coding sequence ATGGTTCGGCTGGCCCCGCCCTGCGCAGTCGCGGCCCAGAGGGTGAgtgggagggggtggaggtgggtcGGTGGAGCCCGAGCCTCCGGTACGGCCCCGGCCGGTCTTAGCAGgaagcgccgccgccgccgccgccgccgccgcggatCACCGAGCGGCCTCCCGCGCATGCGCCATAGGGGCCAGGGGCAGCCCTGGGGATTCCGTTCCCAGAAGGCACCGCGCAGGCTgctaccgccgccgccgccgccgccgccgccgtcgctgtcgctgccgccgccgccaccgccgcagccgccgccgccgctgcccggACGGgagaggggcggggccgggccCCCGCCCAGCGGGCCGCGGCGAGCCAACAGGAGGGGACGCAGTGCGCATGCGGGAGCGCGCGcgcccctccccaccaccccccattAA